ATCTGTTGAGGGAACTTCGGGGACTGCACGAGTTTTTCCAGCAGGCGTGGGCCGGCGAACTGCGCGGGGCGCTGCAGTTGGTGTATCACCAGCGCAAGACCAAGACGCTGACAGCCGATGGGATCGCTGCCTTCAAGGCTCACTTCGATACGCTCATCACAGCTGCGTTGGTCTCCAACGCAGCACAGGAAGGGCTGGCAGGGCAGCGAGGTCGGGTGAAGCAGAGCCGGGCGCGGAATGTCGCGCTGCGTTGCCAGCGGTATAAGCGAGAGATGCTGCGGTTCCTGGATGACGACCGGATGCCGTTCGACAACAACCTGGCAGAGCAGGGGATTCGGATGATGTGCGGGAAGCGGAAGGTCTCCGGTGGCTTTCGGTCTGAAAAGGGCGGCGATGTATTCTGTCGCATCCGGAGCTACGTGGCGACGTTACACAAGCAGGGCATAGATGTGTGGAATGGCCTAGTGAGCATCTTCACTGGCAACGTTCTTCTGCCTGTTTTCTTGCCTTGACGCATATATCAAAGATGAGAGGATAAAATTATATGAGATTCATGCCAGGCACGTGCTAGATGGGCACCGAGACTCGCATACGTGACAAATGTTTGTGGAAAATCTTTATGAGTGTGTGTAGGTATCTTCCCTTGATAGCCGTAATGTTACATTTTTTGGGAAATTTGCTCATACATAAGTATTTTCTCGGCAGTACAAAATTATTTCACGGAGCTGATCTTTTTTTCATATTTATTTTCCCTTTGTTGTATTTTTTAATTGATTCTGCTCGATTGTTGAGGGCTAGGAGGTTGGGTTCGGCGAGTATTAACAACTATATTATTTTTAGAAACATCTCTGCAGTAGCGTTTGCGATAATAGTAAGTTTCTTTATTCTTTCTTTATTTGTTATAGCACCCGTATAGTGTTTTATCTTAAGTGATACTGAAAGATTAGATGACTAATCAGAAAGTATCCACTCCGCGCTGAGTAGTTACCAATTTAGTTTAACACTTTTGTTGTTATACATGCTGCCTGGGAGTATCTGCTCCGTGGGAAAAAAAATTTGGCCATCCTGTTAGCAGCTCGCCCAGATTCTTCTGATGTTGATGCTTTTAACTGAAGATAGGCAGTTACATTTCAATAATGGAGCGTTTATTCCTTTCAGGGTGTGCAACTCGCTGTGAGACCACCCACCAGCTAAACAGGGGCCGTCTGTGCCTCAGCGGCCACGCACGAACAGCATCGGCCCACTGGCGTCCATCAGTTCGAAGCGGGACGCGCTGATGATGTTGAGGGAATCTATCAGCGGCGCACCGAGTTGCACGAGTGGCGGAATCGGATAGCAGAAGCCCTGATTGCAGTCCTGCCGTGGGCTGTAATCCTGATACACCATCTGGATGGCCTGTAGATTCGCGCTGAGACGATAGGTTCCGGTATAGTCGGAGGTGAGGCCCGTGTTGACGATCCGCATGTCGAAGCGGCCATTGGCCTGAAAAACGAAGAACATGCTGTACGAAGCCTGCCCGTCGGAGCGGTACGACGTGTAGCTCCACTGCCCGCCCACGAGTGGATTGGCACTGGCAGCCGCCCGGGATGTGCCCAGGCCCAGCAGAACGGCGATCAGCAGTGTGGCCTGTCTGGTGTGTCGCATGGTGTTCCTCCTGCCATCAGGGTAGGCAGAGCCACTTAAACTGCACTTAAGGGCAGGGAACGGCGGCCCCTACCCGAATGTGGGTGGACGGTGCGGGAAGGAAGTATCGTGAAGGGGAGGGGAGAGGAGATCGGAGTTTCTGTCCGCCCCAGTCGCGCTCTTGCCGGAAGATCCGGCACGTTCAGGAGGGTTCACCATCACCGGTTCGTCGCCGTCTTACCGCTGGTTACCGCGCCCCCGCCTGCTGCGCTTCGTGCCCGAGGAAGCCGGGTATGTGCTACGCCTGGAAGCTCCATTCGGTTTTGGAAAGAGCGTGCTGCTGCGGCAGGCGGCGGCGCATCTCGGCGAGCTGGGATTCCGGGTCATCTGCACGGGTGGGCCAGGACTGCGGCAGGCCCTGACAGCCCGGCTGGAATTGCCTGCCCTGGCAGACTGGCCGCTGCTGCACTCGGCCCTGGAGCAGCAGCCCACTGCCCTGCTGCTCGACGATCTGACACCGGACGACGGCCCGGAACTGGAGACGCTGCTGCTGGCTACTTCCGGCCCGCTGGTACTGGCGTCACGGCTCCCACTCGGTCTGCCGGGCCTGCTGCCAGTGCAGGCGGAAGGGCGGCTGACCACCCTGGGGGCCACGCATCTGGCCTTCACGGTCTCCGAGGCGGCGCAGCTCGGTCACGATCCCGAAAAAGGCGCTGCACTGTGGCAGGACACGTTTGGCTGGCCGCTGCCGCTGGCACTGGCCGCACTGGGCAGCGGTGACAGCGACGATGCCCTGCGCCGGGGCCTGGAAACCAGCCTGCCCACGGCAGCGCTCGACACGTTGCGTGTTCGGGCGGCGCTGGACGGTGTGGAGGGCCTTCCAGACGACGCACGGGCACAACTTGAGGGGCTGCTGGATGCTGGAGGGCAGCCGTGTGCGCTGCTGCGCCGCCTGCTGTCGAAAGGAGAGCGCACGGCGGCTGCCGTCCGTGCTGCCGCCGCTGCCTGGGAACCCGCGCTGCGTGGGGCCGCCTACGAGCGGATGAACTGGCACGCCGACCTCGCAGCGCTGCTGGAAACGTCGCCGGGTGTGGGCCAGCAGGCTGCTGCCGCCGTGATTCGCTGGGACCAGCAGCTTGCGCCGGGCGGCCCGGCACGGGGGCTGGAAGTCGCGTGGGCGTATGTGCGGCAGGGCGCGTTCCGGGAGGGAGCACAGCGCTTCGAGCAGGTGGCCCGCGACGAGCGTGCAACCGTCGCGCAGCGGCTCGACGCGCTGGGAAACGCGGCTTTCTCGCTGGCCGAGAGCGACCTGGAGGCGGCACAGTCGCTCGTTGCCGTGGCAGAGCCGCTGCTGGCAACCGCCGCCCCGGAAGATGCGGCGCAGTTTCTGAACAGGGCCGCGCACGTCGATTATCTGGCAGGCGAGCTGGAACGCGGTGTGGCGCGGCTCAGCGCAGCCCTGAATCTGCTGCCTGCGGCGTCCCGTCTGCGGCTGCGGTCCACGCTTGCCGTCAATCTGGCGATGCAGCGCTGGTGGCTGGACGGCGATTCAGATGCTCATCTGGCAGTGCGCGAGCGAGAACTGACCGTGTGGGGCGACGAGTTGCCTCCCGCTGTACGGCTCGGTCACCGCTGGAATCTGGGTGTGACGGCTCTGCTGGGCGGGCGTCCGGCGCTGGCCCGTCAGTTCTTTCGCGGCGCGCTGCACGACGCCGACGCTCAGCCGCTCGCGGCGCTGCACTGCCGCTGCTTCCTGACGCTGCTCGAAGGGCGGCTGGATGACATGCCCGCGCTGTGGGCCGAAGTGGAAAGCTACGCCGACCCCGATACCGAAGACCGCGTGCTGTGCGAATGGGTGCTGGAACTGGTGCGCCAGGGGAAAGCAGCGGCAGCGGTACAGCGCCTGGAAGGGCGGCGCGGGCCGATGATCGACACCGTGCGTGCCCTGGCCCTGCACTTCGCAGGATTCACGGATCAGGCACAGGCCGCCCTGCCCGACGTCCCCGATCCGTCCCGCGACCGCGAGAAGTGTCTGTATGCGCGGGCCACCCGCTACCGTGTGACGCGCCGCCCGGAAGAACTGAGTGCCCTGATCTCATTGACCACCGAGGGAGCGCGGGTACTGGCGACCTTCGTGCCGGTTGGGGAGTTGCCCAGAGACAGGCCCGAGTACAGCCTTCACCACGATCTGGGCGAAGTGCTGGCACTCGGCTGGAAGGAGGCCGCCGCGCTGAGGCGCTCGGAGATACCGCCGCTGGAACTCACGCTGCTGGGCGGCCTGGAGGTGCGGGTGCTGGGGCAA
The Deinococcus ruber genome window above contains:
- a CDS encoding bacterial transcriptional activator domain-containing protein is translated as MPEDPARSGGFTITGSSPSYRWLPRPRLLRFVPEEAGYVLRLEAPFGFGKSVLLRQAAAHLGELGFRVICTGGPGLRQALTARLELPALADWPLLHSALEQQPTALLLDDLTPDDGPELETLLLATSGPLVLASRLPLGLPGLLPVQAEGRLTTLGATHLAFTVSEAAQLGHDPEKGAALWQDTFGWPLPLALAALGSGDSDDALRRGLETSLPTAALDTLRVRAALDGVEGLPDDARAQLEGLLDAGGQPCALLRRLLSKGERTAAAVRAAAAAWEPALRGAAYERMNWHADLAALLETSPGVGQQAAAAVIRWDQQLAPGGPARGLEVAWAYVRQGAFREGAQRFEQVARDERATVAQRLDALGNAAFSLAESDLEAAQSLVAVAEPLLATAAPEDAAQFLNRAAHVDYLAGELERGVARLSAALNLLPAASRLRLRSTLAVNLAMQRWWLDGDSDAHLAVRERELTVWGDELPPAVRLGHRWNLGVTALLGGRPALARQFFRGALHDADAQPLAALHCRCFLTLLEGRLDDMPALWAEVESYADPDTEDRVLCEWVLELVRQGKAAAAVQRLEGRRGPMIDTVRALALHFAGFTDQAQAALPDVPDPSRDREKCLYARATRYRVTRRPEELSALISLTTEGARVLATFVPVGELPRDRPEYSLHHDLGEVLALGWKEAAALRRSEIPPLELTLLGGLEVRVLGQAVPLNGRPRDILILTALGQPRSAVAETLWPDVSAERSRNNLHVNLNQLRKLLEPWGFTTYLYERGLEHCACDLWALQDALNRGDWATVRHTYRPLLPGTDLLQVTAARDLLAAQVVAGAVAWAETLPVTEAEPWLEWVLTLDPLHEGAMQALLMCLLAGGRRVTAERRYQAFVGLLWQELRLVPSRPMQALFLVV